In a single window of the Pseudodesulfovibrio profundus genome:
- a CDS encoding ATP-binding protein, whose product MISLLKKSLILKFSVVVVLVEIAVLAPLGLFYIDRFSSQVDAFLEETIKMPGELMNHQLLRYESVADLKVMNKLVGETFLDGMVIGTDGRIYYSLHQENVGKSLFDLPNIESELKSNLNTESLIIFRPSTTTIASITPLVAYEGAKPFFIVYIKSSTTESQARKGRIAAMFILGSLACITLTSLFIIGYSRRHLTNPINHLKEATDSVRRGDYDVEFPVQRIDEIGSLANGFSAMQQAINRNIDELTQAYADISIKEQKQTALIEAMPDLVLILDKDGTYQEIHAPEHNVLYEDIENLRGKRLHDVMDTKTADRFFLVNETCMRTGTVQTIEYDMNVLSGHRWFEARISPIGKTSQYQGAVWLIRDITYRKEMEETLTKAKEDTEKVNQQLRELDRTKSALVSSVSHELRTPLTSLLGFSKLILKNFANNFWPLAKGNPKLLTKGAQIVENLNILIHEGNRLTRLINDVLDLNKIEMGYTEWRDEPINAATLARNATNAVKGQFEEHPTIDLVTNTSSNLPDIVVDADRMTQVLLNLLTNAAKFTARGSVTFSTYVTEAGMLRFEVKDTGPGIDTLEQDRIFDVFHQAGNTGPSDSKPHGAGLGLAISREIVKHYNGTIWVESEPGNGATFIIELPL is encoded by the coding sequence ATGATTAGTCTGCTCAAAAAAAGCCTGATCCTCAAGTTCAGTGTCGTGGTAGTCCTCGTCGAGATTGCAGTACTGGCACCCCTTGGTCTCTTTTATATCGATCGCTTTTCCAGTCAGGTCGACGCGTTTCTTGAAGAGACCATCAAAATGCCCGGCGAACTGATGAACCACCAATTGCTTCGCTATGAATCCGTGGCAGACCTCAAGGTCATGAACAAGCTGGTTGGTGAGACTTTTCTTGATGGGATGGTCATTGGAACCGATGGGCGGATCTATTACTCCCTCCATCAGGAGAACGTCGGCAAATCCCTTTTTGACCTGCCGAATATCGAGTCAGAGTTGAAGTCGAATCTCAACACGGAATCCCTGATTATATTTCGCCCTAGTACCACGACCATTGCCTCCATCACTCCACTGGTCGCCTACGAAGGGGCAAAGCCGTTTTTCATCGTCTACATCAAGTCCAGCACCACTGAGTCGCAGGCTCGCAAAGGGCGCATTGCGGCCATGTTCATTTTAGGTTCCCTGGCATGCATCACCCTCACTTCCCTCTTTATCATCGGGTACTCACGCCGCCACCTGACGAATCCCATCAATCATCTGAAAGAGGCAACCGACAGTGTTCGACGCGGTGATTATGATGTGGAATTTCCGGTACAACGCATTGATGAAATTGGCAGCCTCGCCAATGGTTTCTCCGCCATGCAGCAAGCCATCAACCGCAACATTGACGAACTCACCCAGGCGTATGCCGATATCAGCATCAAGGAACAAAAACAGACCGCGCTGATCGAAGCCATGCCCGATCTGGTCCTCATACTGGACAAGGATGGGACATATCAGGAAATTCACGCTCCTGAACACAACGTACTGTATGAGGACATAGAAAATCTCAGAGGTAAACGGCTCCACGATGTCATGGACACCAAGACTGCGGACCGTTTCTTTCTGGTCAATGAAACATGCATGCGCACCGGCACTGTCCAGACCATTGAATACGACATGAATGTCCTGAGCGGACACCGATGGTTTGAAGCTCGCATTTCTCCCATTGGCAAGACATCGCAGTACCAGGGGGCGGTCTGGCTCATTCGGGACATTACCTACCGAAAGGAGATGGAAGAGACTCTCACCAAGGCCAAGGAAGACACGGAAAAAGTCAATCAGCAGCTACGCGAACTGGACAGGACCAAGTCTGCGCTTGTCTCATCGGTATCGCATGAGCTTCGCACCCCGTTGACCTCCCTCCTCGGGTTCTCCAAACTCATTCTCAAGAATTTCGCCAACAATTTCTGGCCGCTTGCAAAAGGAAACCCAAAGCTTCTGACCAAGGGTGCGCAGATAGTCGAGAACCTGAACATCCTCATTCATGAAGGCAACCGATTGACCCGGCTCATCAACGATGTCCTTGACCTCAACAAGATTGAAATGGGCTACACTGAATGGCGGGATGAACCGATCAATGCGGCCACCCTGGCCCGAAATGCGACCAATGCAGTGAAGGGGCAGTTCGAAGAACACCCGACCATTGATCTGGTCACGAATACCAGCAGCAACTTGCCTGACATCGTCGTCGATGCCGACCGTATGACCCAGGTGCTACTCAATCTCCTGACCAATGCAGCCAAGTTCACAGCCAGAGGCAGTGTTACGTTTTCCACTTACGTCACAGAGGCAGGCATGCTTCGCTTTGAGGTGAAAGACACAGGGCCTGGCATCGACACGTTGGAGCAGGATCGTATCTTTGATGTCTTTCATCAGGCTGGCAACACAGGGCCTTCTGACAGCAAGCCGCACGGAGCCGGACTCGGGCTTGCCATCTCCCGAGAGATCGTCAAGCACTACAATGGGACCATCTGGGTGGAGTCGGAACCGGGCAATGGGGCAACCTTCATCATTGAGCTTCCGCTGTAG
- the gltX gene encoding glutamate--tRNA ligase yields MTKIVSRFAPSPTGYLHIGGARTALFSWLLARSSGGKFLLRIEDTDRERSTQEATDAIIDSMQWLGLEHDGEIVFQSTRADRHNEVIDQLIENGHAYYCQCSKEEVDAMREKAMKEGRKPKYDGSCRAKGLTEGVVRLKAPEEGHTGFVDMVKGPINVENVEMDDMILRRSDGSPTYNLAVVVDDHDMGINTVLRGDDHVNNTPRQILIYRAMGWDVPQFGHVPMILGPDKKKLSKRHGALSVMEYEKMGYLPEAVCNYLARLGWSHGDQELFTMDEMIELFSTDNLGKSPSVFDLTKFEWVNGQYMQKADPEYLAGLLCEFLDREGAEPVDKALFAQIAPLLQPRAKSIVDMLEQSRPFIVKSDFLPYDEKAVKKFLTEESKPLLEEIAERIEAMDEYTEKALEDVHRQFLEDKDIKFKVIAQPIRVAIVGKTQSPGLFETMMVLGKEETLARMKRAVEL; encoded by the coding sequence ATGACGAAAATTGTTTCCCGGTTCGCGCCAAGTCCAACCGGCTATCTGCATATCGGCGGTGCCCGTACCGCTCTGTTTTCATGGCTTCTGGCCCGGTCCTCGGGCGGCAAGTTCCTGCTGCGTATCGAAGATACAGACAGGGAGCGCTCTACACAGGAAGCAACGGATGCCATTATCGATTCCATGCAGTGGCTGGGCCTGGAGCATGACGGCGAGATCGTCTTTCAGTCCACCCGGGCGGACCGTCACAATGAAGTTATCGATCAGTTGATTGAAAACGGCCACGCCTACTACTGCCAGTGCTCCAAGGAAGAAGTGGATGCCATGCGCGAGAAGGCGATGAAAGAGGGCCGCAAGCCGAAATACGATGGTAGCTGTCGTGCCAAGGGCCTGACCGAAGGCGTTGTGCGCCTCAAGGCTCCTGAAGAAGGACACACCGGCTTCGTTGATATGGTCAAGGGCCCCATCAACGTGGAAAACGTCGAGATGGACGATATGATCCTGCGTCGAAGCGATGGATCGCCGACCTACAACCTCGCCGTTGTGGTAGATGATCACGACATGGGGATCAACACGGTGCTGCGTGGCGATGACCACGTCAACAATACCCCTCGTCAGATCCTGATTTACCGGGCAATGGGCTGGGATGTACCGCAGTTCGGTCATGTTCCCATGATCCTTGGACCGGACAAGAAGAAACTTTCCAAGCGTCATGGCGCACTTTCGGTCATGGAATACGAGAAAATGGGCTACCTGCCTGAAGCGGTGTGCAACTATCTCGCCCGCCTCGGTTGGTCCCATGGCGATCAGGAACTCTTCACCATGGATGAAATGATCGAGTTGTTCTCCACCGACAATCTCGGCAAGTCGCCGTCTGTCTTTGACCTGACTAAATTCGAGTGGGTCAATGGACAGTACATGCAGAAAGCCGATCCTGAGTACCTGGCCGGGTTGCTGTGTGAATTCCTGGATCGTGAGGGAGCCGAGCCTGTCGATAAGGCGTTGTTCGCTCAGATTGCGCCGTTGTTGCAGCCCAGAGCCAAGTCCATCGTGGATATGCTGGAGCAGTCCCGTCCGTTTATCGTCAAGTCCGATTTCCTTCCCTACGACGAAAAGGCCGTGAAGAAATTCCTCACCGAGGAATCCAAGCCGCTGTTGGAAGAGATTGCCGAGCGCATCGAAGCCATGGACGAGTACACGGAGAAGGCGCTGGAAGATGTCCACCGGCAGTTCCTTGAAGACAAGGATATCAAGTTCAAAGTCATTGCCCAGCCCATTCGGGTCGCCATTGTTGGCAAGACCCAGTCTCCCGGTCTGTTCGAGACCATGATGGTTCTTGGCAAGGAAGAAACGCTGGCACGCATGAAGCGGGCTGTTGAACTGTAA
- a CDS encoding HDOD domain-containing protein, with protein sequence MADEITEEVTEEQVVIAPETMTAAKKLMGKRFQFVTDPDATLIRLARLGVRYIARDMTKCPERYEQTPETEEPPQVEPLDPLDILRKEHQLPSLPQVFLDLQRAINGKSTSADNLAAIISQDPSLTAFLLRMVNSAFYSLPQPVDTISRAVTVIGVNQLSTLAVGTSVMSLFKDVPAEVLDMEQFWKHSITCGLVARRLCRTLGKGEPERAFVAGLLHDIGLLILLKAEPERAAGVMKHAKAKDVLLWKEEKELLGFDHATLGGMLLRKWNFPFVLVSAVLEHHQPKREQKEPEAALVHCAETIATALGIGSSGEFFVQPPNPEVWASMNLSPDRMEEMIEDLDEELEEAFTILLDQ encoded by the coding sequence ATGGCAGATGAAATAACAGAAGAAGTCACTGAAGAGCAGGTCGTGATCGCCCCGGAAACCATGACCGCAGCCAAAAAACTGATGGGCAAACGGTTCCAGTTCGTCACGGACCCGGATGCAACCCTCATACGCTTGGCCCGTTTGGGTGTCCGATATATAGCAAGGGACATGACCAAGTGCCCGGAGCGATATGAGCAGACGCCTGAAACCGAAGAGCCGCCACAAGTCGAGCCGCTGGACCCGTTGGATATCCTTCGCAAGGAACATCAGTTGCCCTCACTGCCGCAGGTCTTTCTCGACCTGCAGCGGGCCATCAACGGTAAATCCACATCAGCCGACAATCTGGCAGCCATCATCAGTCAGGACCCGAGCCTGACGGCGTTTCTTTTGCGCATGGTCAACTCCGCCTTTTACAGTCTGCCACAGCCTGTTGATACGATCTCGCGAGCCGTGACGGTCATTGGCGTCAATCAGCTTTCCACGCTGGCCGTGGGTACGTCGGTCATGTCGCTGTTCAAGGATGTGCCTGCCGAAGTACTCGATATGGAGCAGTTCTGGAAACACTCCATCACCTGTGGCCTGGTTGCCAGACGGCTGTGTCGTACGCTGGGCAAAGGCGAACCCGAGCGCGCTTTCGTCGCCGGACTGCTGCACGATATCGGGCTGCTGATTCTGCTGAAGGCAGAGCCGGAACGGGCTGCCGGCGTCATGAAGCACGCCAAGGCCAAGGATGTGCTGCTGTGGAAAGAGGAAAAGGAACTGCTCGGTTTCGATCACGCCACCCTTGGCGGCATGTTGCTGCGCAAATGGAACTTCCCCTTCGTACTTGTTTCAGCTGTCCTTGAGCACCACCAGCCCAAACGTGAACAGAAAGAGCCGGAAGCGGCGTTGGTTCATTGCGCGGAAACCATTGCCACGGCATTGGGGATTGGTTCGAGTGGCGAGTTTTTCGTCCAGCCGCCCAACCCGGAAGTCTGGGCTTCCATGAACCTGTCGCCCGATCGCATGGAAGAGATGATCGAGGACCTGGACGAAGAGCTGGAAGAAGCGTTTACCATCCTCCTTGACCAGTAG
- the rpmF gene encoding 50S ribosomal protein L32 — translation MAVPKKKTSRSRKGMRRSHDRVAVPNVVYCECGEPNLSHRACAVCGSYKGRQVVSSEDA, via the coding sequence ATGGCAGTCCCCAAGAAAAAGACATCCCGGTCCCGTAAAGGCATGCGCCGCTCCCACGATCGCGTGGCAGTTCCCAATGTTGTTTACTGCGAATGCGGTGAGCCCAATCTTTCTCATCGCGCTTGCGCCGTGTGCGGTTCCTACAAGGGCCGTCAGGTAGTTAGCAGCGAAGATGCCTAA
- a CDS encoding ABC transporter substrate-binding protein — MSGGINEMMQAYNKLHDKAPVRATGFEHESFKVGINVMLDSGHPPDMFSYWAGARTETLVNLNYLTPIDQVWLEAGLDSIFSPTVQKACTYHGHKYALPLTQHYAAFFYNKKLFEQHALKPPTDWKSFLIACETLKQAGVTPIALGSRDKWPAQFWFDYLLLRTAGPAFRDKLMKGDKPYDDPRVIEAFAMWKGLLDSGYFNQMPNLLDWAEAAKLVHSGQAGMTLMGTWIIGLFENQLHWKQEEDYDFFRFPIINKSLPLTALGSMDVVLVPRHGRHSEVNKILAYLSKPEPQMAMSRGSGAFSPSSAVTLDFYPPMQQRILKTIRSTPNWASNYDLSTRPCIARQGLDMMARFIDSPDTYKTLLQQLAKDTCLSISPPRSSQVPHD, encoded by the coding sequence TTGAGCGGCGGCATCAATGAAATGATGCAAGCCTACAACAAGCTCCACGACAAGGCCCCGGTCAGGGCAACCGGTTTTGAACACGAGTCATTCAAGGTCGGCATCAATGTGATGCTCGACAGCGGACACCCTCCGGACATGTTCTCATATTGGGCCGGAGCACGAACCGAAACACTGGTCAACCTCAATTACCTCACCCCCATCGATCAAGTGTGGTTGGAGGCTGGACTGGATAGTATTTTCTCCCCGACTGTTCAGAAAGCCTGCACTTACCATGGGCATAAATACGCGTTACCCCTGACGCAGCACTATGCAGCCTTTTTCTACAACAAAAAGCTCTTTGAGCAACACGCACTCAAACCACCCACCGATTGGAAATCCTTCCTCATAGCCTGTGAAACACTGAAACAGGCTGGGGTGACCCCCATTGCCCTGGGTTCCAGGGACAAGTGGCCTGCCCAGTTCTGGTTCGATTACCTGTTACTACGCACAGCCGGCCCGGCTTTCCGCGACAAGCTCATGAAAGGCGATAAACCATACGATGATCCTCGTGTCATCGAGGCGTTTGCAATGTGGAAAGGGCTGCTGGATTCAGGCTACTTCAATCAAATGCCCAACCTCCTCGACTGGGCCGAGGCGGCCAAGCTTGTCCACTCGGGACAGGCGGGCATGACCCTCATGGGTACGTGGATCATCGGACTTTTCGAAAATCAGCTTCACTGGAAACAGGAAGAGGATTATGACTTTTTCCGCTTTCCCATCATCAACAAATCGCTCCCGCTGACGGCTTTGGGGTCCATGGATGTGGTACTCGTCCCCCGTCACGGCCGACACAGTGAAGTCAACAAGATACTTGCCTACCTTTCCAAGCCCGAGCCGCAAATGGCAATGAGCCGAGGATCCGGCGCATTTTCTCCCAGCTCTGCCGTGACTTTGGATTTTTATCCACCAATGCAGCAGCGAATTCTCAAAACCATACGATCCACTCCCAACTGGGCCTCCAATTACGATCTCTCCACTCGCCCCTGCATAGCTCGTCAGGGTCTGGACATGATGGCACGCTTTATCGACTCCCCGGACACATACAAAACGTTACTCCAACAGCTCGCCAAGGACACATGCCTGTCAATCTCCCCACCACGAAGTTCGCAGGTACCACATGATTAG
- a CDS encoding OprD family outer membrane porin: MKSMKQPVSIVLCFVLCLLAFPAWAADEEEPWAFGKVSGQLRYYYFTQRDDVDGQASEDVKESLALGGYLKYETPWIQDVFNSGVAMYTSQPFPETFNQTDRAGTNLLTSQNTGITVLGEAYAKMNIQGVVSSLYRQKIETPLINSNDSRMIPQTYEAYILEYDEDDLRLIGGWIDKIKLRDTKRFRYMSEVTGALDSSQRGMWMIGGEWAPDSFESKVYYYAVPDYIQTSFFHLGATHPLAEDLSWHWQLIGLDQRSLGSEDAGDFNVAEGGALAGLTVSGFTMDVGGTIVDDTTDVTEWASYPFFNEMMGYSNNRAGEKALYLGASYDFKWVQHERESILCHNA; encoded by the coding sequence ATGAAAAGCATGAAGCAACCAGTGTCTATTGTTCTGTGTTTCGTATTGTGTCTGCTGGCGTTCCCAGCGTGGGCCGCTGATGAAGAAGAACCCTGGGCATTTGGCAAGGTCAGTGGTCAGTTGCGGTACTATTATTTTACGCAACGTGATGATGTGGACGGGCAGGCGAGCGAAGATGTCAAGGAATCCTTGGCCCTTGGCGGATACCTCAAATACGAGACTCCCTGGATCCAGGATGTCTTCAACAGTGGCGTTGCCATGTATACCTCCCAGCCGTTCCCCGAGACATTCAACCAGACCGACAGAGCCGGAACCAATCTGCTCACCAGTCAGAATACCGGAATCACTGTGCTGGGCGAAGCCTATGCAAAAATGAACATTCAGGGCGTGGTCTCCAGTCTGTATCGTCAGAAGATCGAGACTCCGTTGATCAACTCCAATGACAGCCGGATGATCCCGCAGACCTACGAAGCGTATATTCTCGAATACGACGAGGACGACCTGCGGTTGATTGGTGGCTGGATCGACAAGATAAAGCTTCGTGATACCAAGCGGTTTCGATACATGAGCGAAGTGACGGGTGCTCTGGATTCGTCCCAGCGCGGCATGTGGATGATCGGTGGGGAATGGGCGCCCGATTCCTTTGAATCCAAGGTGTATTACTATGCAGTTCCCGATTACATTCAAACTTCCTTTTTTCACCTTGGCGCAACGCATCCATTGGCCGAGGACCTCTCCTGGCACTGGCAGTTGATCGGCCTTGATCAGCGGAGTCTGGGTAGTGAAGATGCCGGCGATTTCAATGTAGCGGAGGGTGGCGCATTGGCTGGTCTGACCGTCAGTGGATTCACCATGGATGTCGGCGGTACCATTGTGGATGACACCACGGATGTTACCGAATGGGCTTCATACCCGTTTTTCAATGAAATGATGGGCTACTCCAATAATCGGGCCGGTGAAAAGGCGTTGTATCTCGGCGCATCCTATGATTTCAAATGGGTTCAGCACGAACGTGAAAGCATCCTTTGCCACAACGCCTGA
- the rpmB gene encoding 50S ribosomal protein L28, with the protein MSQVCDICGKGPQTGNNVSHSHIKTKRRFMPNLQKVRHQLESGQVVSIKACTRCIRSGAITKPVARQKAEA; encoded by the coding sequence ATGTCCCAGGTTTGCGATATATGTGGAAAGGGTCCCCAGACCGGCAACAACGTCTCTCACTCCCACATCAAGACCAAACGCCGTTTCATGCCCAACCTGCAGAAAGTTCGTCATCAGCTCGAATCCGGTCAGGTTGTCAGCATCAAGGCTTGCACTCGTTGCATCCGTAGCGGCGCTATCACCAAGCCCGTCGCTCGCCAGAAAGCAGAAGCTTAG
- a CDS encoding YceD family protein produces the protein MPNLWIAISDISAEGRTFTFDDQTLWRDGWKEFSIDVRPKDDLVAEYTVLPQGENAALVRGTLKGSVLLPCDRCTSDFELSVDAQFDTYEQLPDEDYDEEPRVREESGQLQLDIGAILWEEFALTLPVKPLCGDACKGMCAKCGQDLNKGDCTCEQDEGDERLAVFRNLKIK, from the coding sequence ATGCCGAATTTATGGATAGCGATCAGCGACATTTCCGCCGAAGGGCGGACCTTTACTTTTGACGACCAGACATTGTGGCGTGACGGGTGGAAAGAGTTTTCCATCGACGTGCGTCCTAAAGATGACTTGGTCGCCGAATACACCGTTTTACCGCAAGGCGAAAACGCTGCCCTGGTGCGTGGCACCCTGAAGGGGAGCGTGCTTCTGCCGTGTGATCGTTGCACCTCCGATTTTGAATTGTCTGTCGATGCACAGTTCGATACATACGAGCAGTTGCCTGACGAAGACTACGACGAAGAACCGCGAGTACGCGAGGAAAGCGGGCAATTGCAGCTCGATATCGGTGCCATCCTCTGGGAAGAATTCGCTCTGACTCTCCCGGTAAAACCCTTGTGCGGCGATGCCTGCAAGGGAATGTGCGCCAAGTGCGGCCAGGACCTGAACAAGGGTGATTGCACTTGTGAGCAGGATGAGGGCGACGAAAGGCTTGCGGTTTTCCGCAATTTAAAGATAAAGTAA
- a CDS encoding sigma-54-dependent transcriptional regulator: MEERIVLIVDDEPGHRMMVRAVLEDDGWMVLEADSGEQALSVLAEEAESSTFPDVAMVDMKMPGMDGMQLLKELQVRCPGMPVVLLTAFGSVGSAVDAMKKGAFDYLTKPADNDELTAVLGKAYEYYKLVKENTRLKAQMGGEADFIGDSPGIQRVRDLVAQAGPTEATVLILGQSGTGKELIAEGLHQSSNRANRPLIKVNCAALPDDLLESELFGYEKGAFTGAVKDKPGRFQLADGGTLFLDEIGEMPAALQAKLLRALQEKTVEPLGSVKTIKVDTRIIAATNRNLKAEVEAGRFREDLYYRLAVLEIRIPPLCERKEDLPLLVSFLLRRLGNKNNKIIRTVTPAFLDALSGYDWPGNVRELENVLERALILSRSDALGPDLLPPQVTGAREAAIDMSNGMEPAPHASSSMSTPASLEEAEKLAIMRALEENGNHRERTADALGISRRTLQYKLKKFGLTRR, from the coding sequence ATGGAAGAAAGAATAGTACTGATTGTTGATGATGAACCCGGACACCGGATGATGGTTCGCGCCGTTCTGGAAGATGACGGGTGGATGGTTCTGGAGGCCGACTCCGGCGAACAGGCGTTGTCTGTCCTCGCCGAAGAAGCGGAATCCTCGACATTCCCCGATGTGGCCATGGTCGACATGAAAATGCCCGGCATGGACGGCATGCAGCTCCTCAAGGAGTTGCAGGTGCGTTGTCCCGGTATGCCCGTTGTGCTGCTGACTGCGTTCGGTAGTGTGGGCAGCGCTGTGGATGCCATGAAAAAGGGCGCTTTCGATTATCTGACAAAGCCCGCCGATAATGACGAACTGACCGCCGTGCTCGGCAAGGCGTACGAATATTACAAGCTGGTGAAGGAAAATACTCGCCTCAAAGCGCAAATGGGCGGTGAGGCCGACTTTATCGGGGACAGCCCCGGTATCCAGCGTGTGCGCGATCTTGTGGCCCAGGCTGGGCCGACCGAGGCTACGGTCCTGATTCTCGGACAGTCCGGTACCGGTAAGGAATTGATTGCCGAAGGGTTGCATCAATCCAGTAATAGGGCCAATCGTCCGCTGATCAAGGTCAACTGCGCGGCGTTGCCCGACGACCTGCTGGAAAGCGAACTCTTCGGTTACGAGAAGGGCGCATTCACCGGTGCGGTCAAGGACAAGCCCGGACGATTCCAGCTCGCCGACGGTGGCACGCTCTTTCTCGATGAGATAGGTGAGATGCCTGCTGCCTTGCAGGCCAAGCTGTTGCGCGCCTTGCAGGAAAAGACCGTGGAGCCGCTGGGGTCCGTCAAGACCATCAAGGTCGACACCCGGATCATTGCTGCCACCAACCGCAACCTCAAGGCCGAGGTCGAGGCAGGGCGTTTTCGCGAAGACCTGTATTACCGGCTCGCGGTGCTTGAAATCCGTATCCCACCGCTGTGCGAACGCAAGGAAGACCTGCCTCTGCTGGTCAGTTTCCTGCTGCGGCGACTGGGTAACAAGAACAACAAGATCATCCGCACGGTGACCCCTGCATTCCTGGATGCGCTCTCCGGCTACGACTGGCCGGGTAACGTGCGTGAGCTTGAAAACGTTCTGGAGCGTGCGCTCATCCTGTCGCGATCGGATGCCCTTGGTCCGGACCTGCTGCCGCCACAGGTGACAGGTGCTCGCGAAGCTGCCATCGACATGAGCAACGGCATGGAGCCTGCGCCACACGCGTCTTCCTCCATGAGCACGCCCGCGTCATTGGAAGAAGCCGAAAAGCTGGCCATCATGCGCGCTCTTGAAGAGAACGGCAACCACCGTGAACGAACAGCCGACGCGCTGGGAATCAGCCGTCGGACCTTGCAGTACAAGCTCAAGAAGTTCGGACTGACCCGTCGATAG
- a CDS encoding NifU family protein, translating into MLEQVEKVLEKVRPMLQSDGGDVELVNVTDTGVVQVRLTGACKGCPMSQMTLKNGIERIVLKEVPSVKRVEAVD; encoded by the coding sequence ATGCTCGAACAGGTAGAAAAGGTGCTGGAAAAAGTACGTCCCATGTTGCAGTCCGATGGCGGCGATGTGGAACTCGTGAATGTGACTGATACCGGCGTAGTTCAGGTCCGGCTGACCGGCGCCTGTAAAGGGTGTCCCATGTCACAAATGACTCTCAAGAACGGTATTGAGCGGATCGTGCTCAAGGAAGTCCCTTCGGTGAAGCGCGTCGAAGCCGTGGACTAG
- a CDS encoding SHOCT domain-containing protein, with amino-acid sequence MEFLSSFNSWCSGPGFFQGAGHGWGGGFMPFHMGSIFQLLIIGLIIYFVVRMLKKPATPTDTPSPEAILKRRYANGEIDEQTFKSMKNDLK; translated from the coding sequence ATGGAATTTTTATCGAGCTTCAATAGTTGGTGTAGCGGCCCAGGATTCTTTCAGGGCGCCGGGCATGGATGGGGTGGCGGATTCATGCCGTTTCACATGGGCTCCATCTTCCAATTGCTCATTATCGGCCTCATCATCTATTTCGTCGTGCGCATGTTGAAAAAACCTGCCACGCCCACCGACACACCCAGCCCCGAGGCCATTCTCAAAAGACGGTATGCCAACGGTGAGATTGACGAACAGACCTTCAAGAGCATGAAGAACGACCTGAAATAA
- a CDS encoding MBL fold metallo-hydrolase: protein MDKLTIETFVLGPDETNCYLLSVGRKAVVIDPGIAPDRLIERISEQGLQLQRVLITHFHLDHIGGVKELIAAHPAPVYGSSKDLFLKEISLEGGGIREFVEYLDFPLSPLEPGKTTVLGQPVIVLPTPGHTPGSLSYFFPAAGCVFVGDLIFMIGVGRTDLPRGSGPELIGSIRSRIFSLPDETRIYSGHGPMTTVTHEKANNPEFQRGV, encoded by the coding sequence ATGGACAAGCTCACCATCGAAACCTTTGTTCTCGGCCCGGACGAGACAAACTGCTACCTGCTCAGCGTGGGCAGGAAAGCGGTTGTCATCGATCCGGGCATTGCTCCTGACCGGCTCATCGAGCGTATTTCGGAGCAGGGACTGCAATTGCAGCGTGTTCTGATCACGCACTTTCACCTCGACCACATCGGGGGCGTCAAGGAACTCATCGCTGCCCATCCTGCACCGGTCTATGGCAGCTCCAAGGATCTCTTTCTCAAGGAAATATCCCTTGAGGGTGGCGGAATAAGGGAGTTCGTGGAGTACCTCGACTTTCCCCTCAGCCCTCTTGAGCCGGGAAAAACGACGGTGTTGGGCCAGCCGGTTATCGTTTTGCCCACGCCCGGTCATACGCCCGGCAGCCTGTCCTACTTTTTCCCGGCTGCCGGTTGCGTGTTTGTGGGCGACCTCATTTTCATGATCGGGGTCGGGCGGACCGATCTGCCTCGCGGGTCCGGTCCCGAGTTGATCGGGTCCATTCGATCCCGCATTTTCAGCCTGCCGGATGAAACCCGTATCTATTCGGGCCATGGTCCCATGACTACCGTGACCCATGAAAAAGCCAACAACCCGGAGTTTCAGCGCGGGGTGTAA